The genomic region taccaaatttcaggtcaataagtcaaacggtttgtagtgatttaaaatcctggacagacaaacggacagccacagtagcgtattatatataaagatacatttttgctgttaattcaaTTGCATTTTTCACATATTGTGTAATGTATTGAAGccttttaaatgaaaagaatatttttattttttgtttttaaattttgccaACCACCTTAGAAAAATTTGGTTACAGTATGTAATAAATTGCGATCAGGATTATTAGATAACCAAAATGTGTAATGTTTTTGATTTCAGGTTTGtaacacagacagacagttgCCTAGAGTACCCTTATGGCAAAGGGTACTGTGATAacatcttattttttattgtccttAGTTTCCGAGTGGTTATTATGGGCATTTCCGAAGTAAATCCCGGAATGACTACTTACAAGAATATCGCTTAGCAGCAAGACCCACCCCACCAGAAAAGATGGTACAGAGGCTAAAGGTATGGTAAATATTctctatgtgtttatttctcaacaagCAGATTTGTGTGTACAGTTTTTCTAGGGCTGTTGATTCTTTCTGCTGTATCCAACATTACTAAATCTTAAGTTACATAATTATTTACAGTCGTCTTCTATAATAAAGGaaacatatttaaatttattgcAGATTTGACTCTTTCTTCTTTCATCAGtgtaatttttaaatgtcttagaCTCTTACAGGGTCACATGGAATTAGCAAGGTGTTAACCAAACCAGAACGCGTCACCAGTCAATCACAGTGCACTTTCTTTCACACCAGACCAATTTAATTTCACCAAATTAACAAAACATGCAAATGCTGAGAACATGCAGGGAAACCTTATCATGGCGAGAACGTGCAAATGCCACACTGATAGCGGCCAAGCATACTCAAAGCCAACAGagcatatttaaaaatgatttagacaaaatacagtatatatctaaacATTTTATGTATGTCAGTGATACTATAAGCTTAAATGTTAATCTTACATGTGTATCAATAATTACCCACAGAAAATCAGAAGCCAGAAAGGCAAAATTTGCTTTGCTCATTCTGTGCATTAGAGGTACAAACATGAATTCGGAATAACATACTGTAGACTAATGCTACCAAGTTATACGGAGTAATGCTTGTTCTGTTTTCAGAACtgttgtcattttctgttttaaaaatatgtatttgaaaagaatatacaaatattgcctttttaaattttttatgtagTCAACATAGACCGTGATTTGTGCTGTGCCTCAGCTTTTTAGGGAGCAGGGTCTTATTCCCAGTGGTATCACTTTGTGTGCGTTTCCTCCAGGAAATGATTTTTTCTCACTCATCTCACATATAGGATCTGTTATTTGGAAATTGACCTGGTATGAATAGGAATATTCAACTATAGTGTCAATGTGCATTTTCCTCTGTGTACTCTAGTTCTTCTCACACATCCCCTTAGGCGTACTATTTATAGGTGGCTGAATGTTGACCAGTGTGACTGTGATTTTGGAGGTGTGCATGAGGCTGCCCTCTGGTGGACTAGACTTTGGACATCCAAAGTCTGCTTCCTGCTTTGCTCTTGTTACTGCTTGAATAGACTCCAAaactcatatactgtatctgaacTGAGTTAATCAGATTTGAGATAGTTCGTTGCAGGATGAAACTTAAAACAATCTTAGTGTTTAGCCTCCTGTGGCCTTGTAAAAGAAAAAGTTGTTTCAGaaaaatatgttataaaaatctgtttttttttcttccaataaaTCAAATAGACATCTAGGGTTGCTTTTCAGATGTTATTTTGTTGAGTACATAGAGTTCTCTTTGCCGAGTACTTACTAATCAGATTCATGAATGCCTTTTAGGATAACCCCAGGAAGCACTCTTTTTCTGCTCATGACAACCGGCATGTTTTTCAGACCAATGCTCACTATTTTGAAAGTGTAagtggtttttatttttcacatttgctttCGATCACAAACAGTGACACAGCAATAGTGTAGCTGCTTCATAGTCCTAGCTCTTTTTCATACTGAAGATGTATCTCTGTGGAGCTCCTGTGTTCTGTTTAAGCTCACATGTGTTGCacagtctgcggtgggttggcaccctgcccaggattggttcctgccttgcgccctgtgttggctgggattggctccagcagacccccgtgaccctgtatttggattcagtgggttagaatatggatggatggatggatggtgttgcACAGTCAACAACCACAAAACATATACAGCATTTCTGTATGCAGTCCCAGCTACAGAACTGTACCTCAGTTTATAGATAGATTTGTATTATGGAGGATTAAGTGACTTGCTGCTGAACACACAGTGATTCAGTGATggggcagaattggcactctgtAGACCAAGAGTATACCATCTTTTTGACACTGCCAGACAAACAGTTCAGTCCAGATGTAAATGTGTaactgtgtcctgtgatggactattGTCCCATTTTGGATGACATATTGAATTATCCTGTTTCTGATGGCATAAACTCTATCTCCATATCACCTCTGGTTCCAGGACTGGTTCCTACATTGTTTCAATTGGATTAAATTAATTGATCAACAAATAGATATGTGCCTAACATTTTGCATATTCTATAATGACAGTACATAATAACTAGAACATTTCTTGCTCAAAGAAGTATAACCAAGAAAGTAAACAAGatcatttctgtttcttaatttttttcctttgtcacCAAGGGTTTAGGAAGAAAGAAAGTGAAGAGCTCTGTGGCCCAGTCCTCCCGGTTTAATCCAACTTTAATTAGCTGGATGCCCTTGAAACTTGAGCTTTCTGGAACAGGTCCACTATTCAGCACTTACCGAAATGACTTCCACAACTCTTCAAGTGCTGGATTGTCTTTGCAGAACTCTTCTCAGCATGCTGTAATGCCGATTTTGTCACCATCTGAGAGCTATAATACCACCTACCAACATGCCTACAGCCATTGTCAGCCTAATTCCAAGATCCAAACTAACATGTTGACAGGAAGAGTTTCCAGTGAGTCCCTGGTAAGGGAGGCCACTTACTCTTATTTTAATGGGAAGTCTGAGCCCTCCTTCTCCAACCCAAGAAGGCCAAAATCAACTCCATTGGTTACCCTTTCTGTATCAGACTGTCTCAAGTGGAACACAACAGGAAATTGACACTGGCAATacctctttttactttttcatcatGTGGTTAAGTATGTTAAAGTGAGTCATCTGTGCAATTGAGTTCCACCGTGTCTTCATCTATTATCAAAAGAAGAATATCAACTTTTTTGTCAAAAAACATAGTATTTCAAGGTGGAGACAAACTTCACATGATGGTGACTAGCAGGTGAATTAGGTTCAGGGCAATTAGAAATATTGGCAGTGTCAAAGGAGCCCTCCATTGCTTGAGAGCAAAACAATCAACATACTTATGGTGTGatttaacattttacatatatctTGAACTGTTCAGACTTCAGTACGCTACAGCATATGTCTGTTGTCTGAAGGCCTTTTGTCTCCTTACATGTGACTGCAGTATATGATCACTTTTTGTCATATTGCTCTCTTCATGTAATACAGCCACTAAAGCTCTTCAAATAAATGTGGTGACATTACTGCACATGACAATATTATGCCAGTTTTCCTCTGGGTGGGtaacacattttctttgtttttatttgatgtggaatttaatttaaagtgaCAGTAAATCTTTATATAGCAGGCATTTAATTACCTCATCAATTACGGGATAATTCTGTGACATATGGCTAATTCATTTATGTTAAGACAATGACAGTGAATTACTAGGTGATTAGGTAAACCAAGATTTACAACTCCACACCCTTTTAACTTTTTATCATAACAGCTTCGCAGGGTTGAATAAATGGAGTGTGATGACTCATTTCCGACAGCGTTCAGTAACACAATACTCTGTGTCACTAATGCATTATCTTTTATATTGTAGCAGGATACTTGCTATTCTGACATCTTACacttaattcattttgtttttaagaaaagcatttatttttgtactgtattattttgattgtgattttatataattattatatatataaataacgttaatgaatgaaaaaaatgatgtacTCGGAAATAAAATTTGAGTAATGAAATTGATAGCAGccgttatttattctgttttatttaaagccaagcattaaataattaaattaggaGCAGACAGCCAAAACATTTTAAGACACTTCACCCAGCTGCACATTTGGCCTTACTGACAGAGTTTAATTTAGTAATAAACCTTCACTCTTTTTCATATGCTTGGTCTGATAAAAGCAGCCAGAAATATTTCCTAATGGAATTATGCTTATACCTTCTGGCCATTTACTGAAAAACAATTtagttgtatttaattatttagagtgTATAAACTTCTGCcctctcattcatttattttacattatacgaggtgagacacaaaaataaccggactgggcttgggttTCCTGGAAAAACCGTCTGCAGGTTGGCCggacatgaatcatagaactcTATCCCCCTTCTTCCCTCCCTCTCACACCGGTGACCAGTTAGGTACATCCCGTGAATAGcacagtcagtatttgcacaacaccCGTTA from Polypterus senegalus isolate Bchr_013 unplaced genomic scaffold, ASM1683550v1 scaffold_910, whole genome shotgun sequence harbors:
- the LOC120519235 gene encoding uncharacterized protein C3orf84-like, with protein sequence MTGDITGSWFPSGYYGHFRSKSRNDYLQEYRLAARPTPPEKMVQRLKDNPRKHSFSAHDNRHVFQTNAHYFESGLGRKKVKSSVAQSSRFNPTLISWMPLKLELSGTGPLFSTYRNDFHNSSSAGLSLQNSSQHAVMPILSPSESYNTTYQHAYSHCQPNSKIQTNMLTGRVSSESLVREATYSYFNGKSEPSFSNPRRPKSTPLVTLSVSDCLKWNTTGN